In one window of Choristoneura fumiferana unplaced genomic scaffold, NRCan_CFum_1 Sck3bRy_369;HRSCAF=857_pilon, whole genome shotgun sequence DNA:
- the LOC141445135 gene encoding Golgi-specific brefeldin A-resistance guanine nucleotide exchange factor 1-like gives MSLPGNGIFVVQGEMAMLVTAMRRSTRWGSHSFPNEEYDVLMRTFQDLKTILNQVDDLRLIDPPTYLGPFLEVIRSKETTGPVTSLALSAIHKFLSYGLIDPTHPSVPATVEDIADAVTHARFVGTDHSSDGVVLMKILQVLRTLMLSPEGAMLTDESVCEIMLSCFRICFETRLTELLRRNAEQCLRDMTQLIFMRLPQFPPEHEAAAFATAGLSLKKRDKGKRRGTHSTNSLERKSSITEPASPAPVDPDVDAEAKKAESLRHSQDKNLINEAEITIEPVEQIKSPAKKHARHSSMDLATTGNTSISQLLEKCVSADGEGQSEEAREEKGEEVPESDPEGAAASKPEEVTEKLEEYVNHRGIRFTPHDESHDLQPYGLVCVRELFRFLISLCNPLDPQNTSGMVHLGLALAGTALEVGADHVADYPSLLYLVKDPLCRNLLSLLNTERISIFALDLQITFLLFEALRFHLKFQMEAFFKKIIEIISTDISKANYELKEIQHLSLESLAQIFRIPGLCNELYLNYDCDVYCMNVFEEMTKLLSKNVVSSTAYNIHSLSLEALMTIIEAIEMSNPKESETEVQSVVEEKERGRCGHVSLELGGMDDVSSVSDHVTHDISQYFGCGRTGRHKIESDVPSEAELDNIRNMKKVSDQLS, from the exons ATGTCGCTGCCTGGGAATGGAATCTTCGTGGTGCAGGGCGAGATGGCCATGCTGGTCACCGCCATGCGGCGGAGCACGCGCTGGGGCTCTCATTCCTTCCCCAACGAAGAATATGACGTACTAATGCGCACATTCCAGGATCTCAAAACTATACTGAACCAAGTGGACGACTTGAGGCTGATTGACCCACCAACGTATTTGGGCCCATTTCTAGAAGTTATTAGAAGCAAGGAGACCACTGGGCCCGTGACTAGTCTTGCTCTCTCAGCAATACACAAGTTTTTATCATATGGATTGATTG ACCCGACGCACCCCAGCGTCCCGGCGACGGTGGAAGACATCGCGGACGCAGTCACACACGCGCGGTTTGTCGGTACCGACCACTCCTCCGACGGCGTCGTGCTCATGAAAATACTGCAG GTGCTTCGCACACTGATGCTGAGTCCAGAAGGCGCCATGTTGACGGACGAGAGCGTTTGTGAGATAATGCTGAGCTGCTTCCGTATATGCTTCGAGACTAGACTTACGG AGTTGTTGCGACGCAACGCAGAGCAGTGCCTTCGCGACATGACGCAGCTGATCTTCATGCGGCTGCCGCAGTTCCCGCCCGAGCACGAGGCCGCGGCCTTCGCCACCGCCGGCCTCTCGCTCAAGAAGCGCGATAAGGGCAAGAGACGAGGCACTCACA GCACCAACTCTCTGGAGAGGAAGTCTTCGATCACGGAGCCTGCAAGCCCGGCGCCGGTGGACCCCGACGTTGACGCCGAAGCCAAGAAAGCTGAAAGTCTTCGACATAG TCAAGACAAGAACCTCATAAACGAAGCGGAGATCACAATCGAACCCGTGGAGCAAATCAAGAGCCCCGCTAAGAAGCACGCGCGCCACTCGTCCATGGACCTCGCGACCACTGGCAACACGTCCATATCGCAGCTGCTGGAGAAGTGTGTCAGCGCGGACGGCGAGGGGCAGAGCGAGGAGGCGCGCGAGGAAAAAGGAGAGGAAG TTCCAGAGTCGGACCCGGAAGGCGCCGCCGCCTCCAAACCGGAAGAGGTCACGGAGAAGCTGGAAGAGTACGTGAACCACCGCGGCATCCGGTTCACTCCGCACGACGAATCGCACGACTTGCAGCCGTACGGGCTCGTCTGTGTGCGGGAACTTTTCCG GTTCCTGATATCGCTGTGCAACCCACTGGACCCTCAGAACACGTCGGGCATGGTGCACCTGGGGCTGGCGCTGGCCGGCACCGCGCTGGAGGTGGGCGCCGACCACGTCGCCGACTACCCCTCGCTGCTGTATCTGGTCAAGGACCCGCTCTGCAGGAACCTGCTCAGC CTGCTAAACACAGAGCGGATATCAATATTCGCGCTCGATCTCCAAATAACCTTCTTACTCTTCGAAGCTCTCCGATTCCACCTCAAGTTCCAAATGGAAGCATTCTTCAAGAAAATCATAGAAATAATATCTACCGACATCTCCAAAGCTAACTACGAGTTAAAAGAAATCCAACACTTATCTCTAGAAAGCCTAGCACAGATATTTAGAATACCTGGATTATGCAATGAGTTGTATCTAAACTATGATTGTGATGTGTACTGCATGAATGTTTTCGAGGAAATGACCAAATTGCTATCCAAAAACGTGGTATCTTCTACTGCGTATAACATCCATTCTTTGTCTTTAGAAGCTTTGATGACTATAATAGAAGCTATAGAAATGAGTAACCCTAAAGAGAGCGAGACGGAAGTACAAAGTGTGGTGGAAGAGAAGGAGAGAGGGCGATGTGGGCACGTGTCGTTGGAGCTAGGCGGTATGGACGATGTGTCTTCTGTGAGTGATCACGTGACGCATGATATTAGTCAGTATTTCGGATGCGGGAGGACGGGGAGGCATAAGATCGAGTCTGACGTACCCTCGGAAGCGGAGCTGGATAATATAAGGAATATGAAGAAGGTAAGTGACCAGTTAAGTTGA
- the LOC141445140 gene encoding tRNA (adenine(58)-N(1))-methyltransferase non-catalytic subunit TRM6-like, with protein sequence MTSDNLIHVGEYIVIQKQNYRKLHKLNKPDSSISLGRDKVDLTGIDGCRYHSVFKIIPKGGKRCKEYSLQLAEEAVYLKDEINVKVSGTDNRNIFDDGQSQKLTHAQIEDLRTDSNRASDIVETLISNSNTFHNKTEFSQEKYLKKKEKKYFEYIQILRPNLRMITEILYKLDPGKIQNIRIDTLSQIITAINIQSEGVHLLYDSGSNGLLAAALLSAIGESNSAKLIHMHPGNMSQKQALLAMNFKEEHSRRCISVNIYSALRQFYQGCDTHETNNSEVKDVIENTNDSVTEHNTLKRKRESPEAASKVPKLDEASQENETDKIPNNDTEGYEPKKPKWHFDNIAAADLLKDKVDSLVIACKEDPQNLFDELVAFVKPGRPFAIYYSVAEPLQKMYMNLKIRSNVAALKLTCCWMRNYQILPDRTHPEVTMNGSSGFLLTGYILK encoded by the exons ATGACGTCAGATAACTTAATTCACGTCGGTGAATACATCGTTATACAAAAACAGAACTACAGGAAGCTGCACAAGTTGAACAAACCTGACTCTAGCATAAGCTTAGGTCGAGATAAGGTTGATTTAACAGGAATAGACGGTTGCCGGTACCATTCCGtgtttaaaataatacctaaagGCGGTAAAAGATGCAAGGAGTACTCGTTACAACTTGCGGAAGAAGCCGTGTATTTGAAAGAcgaaataaatgtgaaagtttcaGGCACCGACAACAGAAACATATTCGACGACGGGCAATCCCAAAAACTCACACACGCCCAAATAGAAGATCTACGCACAGACTCCAACCGAGCCTCGGACATAGTAGAAACTTTAATAAGCAATTCCAACACTTTTCACAACAAAACTGAATTCTCACAAGAAAAGTAtctaaagaaaaaagaaaagaaatatttcGAGTACATACAAATACTACGGCCGAATTTGCGCATGATAACAGAGATACTGTACAAGCTGGATCCTGGTAAAATCCAAAATATCCGCATTGACACCTTGTCCCAAATAATTACTGCTATCAACATACAATCGGAAGGTGTCCATCTTTTATATGACTCTGGCTCAAATGGGTTGTTAGCTGCAGCACTACTAAGTGCTATAGGTGAATCAAACAGCGCTAAGCTGATACATATGCACCCTGGGAACATGTCACAGAAACAAGCTCTGCTAGCCATGAATTTCAAAGAAGAGCACTCCCGTAGATGCATATCTGTTAATATTTACTCAGCATTGAGACAGTTCTATCAGGGCTGTGATACTCATGAGACTAACAACAGTGAGGTAAAAGATGTTATTGAGAACACAAATGACTCTGTTACTGAGCATAACACGTTAAAAAGAAAAAGGGAAAGCCCAGAAGCAGCCAGTAAAGTACCAAAACTTGATGAGGCATCTCAAGAAAATGAGACAGACAAAATACCTAATAATGATACGGAGGGATATGAACCCAAAAAACCCAAATGGCATTTCGATAACATTGCAGCTGCTGACCTTTTAAAAGACAAAGTTGATTCATTAGTGATTGCGTGTAAAGAGGACCCACAGAACCTGTTTGATGAACTTGTGGCTTTTGTGAAGCCAGGTCGGCCATTTGCAATTTACTACAGTGTTGCTGAGCCGTTACAGAAAATGTATATGAACTTGAAAATTAGAAGCAATGTTGCTGCACTCAAATTGACTTGTTGTTGGATGAGGAATTATCAG atccTACCAGACCGAACCCACCCCGAAGTGACAATGAATGGATCAAGTGGCTTTCTGTTGACTGgatatattcttaaataa
- the LOC141445138 gene encoding uncharacterized protein — protein sequence MTHLGLVPKHHYAFQIMPTATTMGYLADSPVPEREESALRSILRSLDENFPQNWRDWKVIHYTMDELFGGQDIPDKVDSKMRFAVPTSDLARAFDPGATSLSERRYRAIRASLMKWPLGRALLYAPHSIMAQIHEPDYDAFMNAVKTVRPKLTKRSSVTSELRTDSPKSPEAGGSQSSATPNSKSTNIQATPRPTTPTPLSQDSSGHLLASILSQQMALMNKFCAAQVEQQEEIKALKGQKQNNVAMDLDSSFADSMVSDEPRESFVSEKNSPVHESESSEDDDTYDFMPKTTEQEPKIRKADPKALKYGIECQRLGQSGWANLRYGETGKLFQATPAFCALKTNTVLAGVAPKWKFAETLESFDGTLGAITNGLIQQRLIFEEILASLPKDVRKKVKKEYLGPESKFKKNSTDLLQYVCGKRTEVIRLRRKVFTPRNKVIKQIIHEIPPSETHLFEEKMLTDVVKEQENRPPARPFRQPTQQYRDRDPTQGKSGQRPKKEGSSSSRKPAKPYFTAPQEKKWAARK from the exons ATGACACACTTGGGCCTCGTTCCAAAACATCATTATGCATTTCAGATCATGCCAACTGCGACCACAATGGGGTACCTGGCGGACTCGCCGGTACCGGAACGAGAGGAGAGCGCTTTACGGAGTATTCTGAGGTCGCTAGACGAGAATTTCCCCCAGAACTGGCGAGACTGGAAAGTGATACACTATACCATGGATGAGCTGTTTGGGGGTCAAGATATACCAGACAAAGTGGATTCAAAAATGAGGTTTGCTGTACCGACATCGGATTTAGCACGGGCTTTCGACCCGGGAGCCACCTCTCTTTCGGAGAGGCGTTATAGGGCCATTAGAGCCTCTTTAATGAAGTGGCCCTTAGGAAGAGCCCTATTATATGCGCCACATTCAATAATGGCACAAATACACGAGCCAGATTATGATGCTTTTATGAATGCAGTTAAAACGGTACGCCCAAAACTGACAAAGAGGTCAAGTGTGACGTCTGAACTCCGTACAGATTCTCCAAAGTCACCAGAGGCAGGGGGCTCTCAGAGTTCGGCAACCCCTAATTCGAAGTCGACGAATATCCAGGCTACGCCACGTCCTACTACTCCTACTCCACTATCTCAGGACAGCAGTGGTCATCTATTGGCGTCTATTCTTAgccaacagatggcgctgatgaATAAGTTTTGCGCAGCGCAAGTGGAACAGCAAGAAGAGATCAAAGCATTAAAGGGACAGAAGCAGAATAACGTGGCAATGGATTTAGATTCTTCCTTTGCGGACAGCATGGTCTCTGATGAACCGAGGGAAAGTTTCGTATCAGAAAAGAATTCGCCAGTACATGAAAGCGAATCGTCGGAGGATGACGATACCTATGACTTTATGCCTAAGACTACAGAGCAAGAGCCTAAAATTAGAAAGGCTGACCCTAAGGCACTCAAGTATGGTATCGAATGCCAAAGACTAGGTCAGTCAGGATGGGCTAATTTAAGATATGGAGAGACCGGGAAACTTTTTCAGGCGACACCAGCCTTTTGTGCCCTGAAGACAAACACCGTTTTAGCAGGAGTCGCTCCAAAATGGAAATTTGCTGAAACGTTAGAGTCCTTCGATGGCACCCTGGGGGCAATCACAAACGGTCTTATACAGCAAAGATTAATCTTCGAGGAAATTCTGGCGAGTCTTCCTAAGGACGTGAGGAAGAAAGTTAAAAAGGAATATCTGGGCCCggaatcaaaattcaaaaagaacTCCACCGATCTCCTGCAATACGTATGCGGGAAAAGGACAGAAGTGATAAGGCTGAGGCGGAAAGTATTCACTCCACGCAACAAGGTAATCAAACAGATCATTCATGAAATTCCGCCCTCTGAAACACATCTGTTTGAGGAGAAAATGCTAACGGACGTAGTTAAAGAGCAAG AGAATCGGCCACCGGCTCGTCCATTTCGCCAACCCACTCAACAATATCGCGACCGCGACCCAACACAGGGAAAAAGTGGCCAAAGACCAAAAAAGGAAGGAAGTTCCTCCTCAAGAAAACCAGCTAAGCCCTATTTCACTGCTCCGCAGGAAAAGAAGTGGGCAGCCCGGAAATGA